A section of the Desulfovibrio sp. Huiquan2017 genome encodes:
- the hmcB gene encoding sulfate respiration complex iron-sulfur protein HmcB, which produces MLRRTFLGLLGAAGASAALATPAKAANKHFGPHPDTHGVLFDATRCIGCRQCEQACNEVNELPAPAKPFDDLTVLDVERRTDDKTYTVVNKYQTSKGVFFRKNQCNHCLEPACASACFVKAFKKQPNGAVTYDASVCVGCRYCMVACPFSIPTYEYDEPLTPRVRKCTMCYPRLQEGKLPGCVERCPKEALTFGLREELIKIARKRIETYPDRYVDHIYGEHEMGGTSWMYLSGVPFSEIGMREDLGTASAPELTAGPLAAVPIVVGLWPVLLGGIYAVSQRNAKVANEERVKAVKDALRRAGDEAEKKLHEELGKAEQASQRRIEVEVKKAVEEALAPKEEDAGTNEEES; this is translated from the coding sequence ATGTTACGCAGAACCTTCCTCGGATTGTTGGGCGCCGCGGGCGCGAGCGCAGCGCTGGCCACCCCGGCCAAGGCCGCGAACAAGCACTTCGGCCCGCACCCCGACACCCATGGCGTGCTCTTTGACGCCACCCGCTGCATCGGCTGCCGTCAATGCGAACAAGCCTGCAACGAGGTCAACGAACTGCCCGCTCCGGCCAAGCCGTTCGACGATCTGACCGTGCTCGACGTCGAACGCCGGACCGACGACAAGACCTATACCGTAGTCAACAAATACCAGACATCCAAGGGCGTGTTCTTCCGCAAGAACCAGTGCAACCACTGTCTGGAACCGGCCTGCGCCTCGGCCTGCTTCGTCAAGGCCTTCAAGAAGCAACCCAACGGCGCGGTGACCTACGACGCCTCGGTCTGCGTGGGCTGCCGCTACTGCATGGTGGCCTGCCCGTTCTCGATCCCGACCTATGAATATGACGAACCGCTGACCCCCCGGGTGCGCAAGTGCACCATGTGCTACCCCCGCCTCCAGGAGGGCAAGCTCCCCGGCTGCGTGGAGCGGTGTCCCAAGGAGGCCCTGACCTTCGGCCTGCGCGAGGAGTTGATCAAAATCGCCCGCAAGCGCATCGAGACCTACCCCGACCGCTACGTGGACCACATCTACGGCGAGCACGAGATGGGCGGCACGAGCTGGATGTACCTGTCCGGCGTACCGTTCTCCGAGATCGGCATGCGCGAGGACCTGGGCACCGCCTCGGCCCCCGAACTGACCGCCGGTCCCCTGGCCGCCGTTCCCATCGTGGTCGGCCTGTGGCCCGTGCTCCTGGGTGGCATCTACGCCGTCAGCCAGCGCAACGCCAAGGTGGCCAACGAAGAACGCGTCAAGGCCGTCAAGGACGCCCTCAGACGGGCGGGCGACGAGGCCGAAAAGAAGCTTCACGAGGAGCTGGGCAAGGCCGAGCAGGCCAGCCAGCGGCGCATCGAGGTCGAGGTCAAGAAGGCCGTCGAAGAGGCGCTCGCTCCCAAGGAAGAGGACGCCGGAACCAACGAGGAGGAGTCCTAG
- the hmcC gene encoding sulfate respiration complex protein HmcC: protein MSVETTAVAKKSLFTPFNLIATVILIAGLVVTVMRFTGGLGTVTNLDQNNPWGLWIGFDLLCGVALAAGGYTTSAACYLFGLKRYHAGVRPAILTAFLGYALVVFALGYDVGRPWRLPYPIFVQQGTTSLLFEVGLCVMIYLSVLFVEFTPALFEWLGMKKIRNIVVKATLALTILGVILSTLHQSSLGALYTIVPSKLHPLWYSQYLPVFFFVSSICAGLSMVIFEGTLSHKPMHHLMDKEYLDNHDGLILGFGKAASLVLFGYFAIKVIGLAYDNNWHYLATGYGAWFLVEMLGFVALPSFLYAVGVRDKNLTVIRWAAGLTVLGIIVNRFNISMVAFNYQLPAAQRYFPSWGEITISLFVVTIGVLAFRFISTKMPIFYEHPDYKGEH from the coding sequence ATGTCTGTCGAAACCACTGCGGTGGCGAAGAAGTCCCTCTTCACGCCGTTCAATCTTATCGCAACCGTCATTCTCATCGCCGGGCTGGTGGTCACGGTGATGCGCTTCACCGGCGGTCTGGGGACCGTCACCAACCTGGACCAGAACAACCCCTGGGGCCTCTGGATCGGCTTCGACCTGCTCTGCGGCGTGGCCCTGGCCGCGGGTGGATACACCACCTCCGCCGCCTGTTATCTCTTCGGCCTCAAGCGCTACCACGCAGGCGTGCGCCCGGCCATTCTGACCGCCTTCCTGGGGTATGCCCTGGTGGTCTTCGCCCTGGGCTACGACGTTGGCCGCCCCTGGCGGCTGCCCTATCCCATCTTCGTCCAGCAGGGCACCACGTCCCTGCTCTTCGAGGTGGGCCTGTGCGTCATGATCTACCTGAGCGTGTTGTTTGTCGAATTCACGCCCGCCCTGTTCGAATGGCTGGGCATGAAGAAGATCCGCAACATCGTGGTCAAGGCGACCCTGGCCCTGACCATCCTGGGCGTGATCCTGTCCACGCTGCACCAGTCTTCCCTGGGCGCGCTGTACACCATCGTCCCCTCGAAGCTCCACCCGCTGTGGTACTCCCAGTACCTCCCGGTGTTCTTCTTCGTGTCGAGCATCTGCGCGGGCCTGTCCATGGTCATCTTCGAGGGCACCCTCTCCCACAAGCCCATGCACCACTTGATGGACAAGGAGTACCTGGACAACCACGATGGCCTTATCCTGGGTTTCGGCAAGGCCGCTTCCCTCGTGCTGTTCGGGTACTTCGCCATCAAGGTTATCGGCCTGGCCTACGACAACAACTGGCACTACCTGGCCACCGGCTACGGCGCGTGGTTCCTGGTGGAGATGCTCGGTTTCGTGGCCCTGCCGTCCTTCCTGTACGCCGTGGGCGTGCGGGACAAGAATCTGACCGTGATCCGCTGGGCCGCCGGACTGACCGTGCTCGGCATCATCGTCAACAGGTTCAACATCTCCATGGTCGCCTTCAACTACCAGCTCCCTGCCGCCCAGCGGTACTTCCCGAGCTGGGGCGAGATCACCATCTCCCTGTTCGTGGTGACCATCGGCGTGTTGGCCTTCCGGTTCATTTCCACCAAGATGCCCATCTTCTATGAGCATCCGGACTACAAGGGCGAACACTAG
- the hmcD gene encoding sulfate respiration complex protein HmcD produces MEFYTLQDYYTFTKGTVYLIMGGILVAATLYWRFLMGGNKKDD; encoded by the coding sequence ATGGAATTCTACACTCTCCAAGACTACTACACGTTCACCAAGGGGACCGTGTACCTGATCATGGGCGGCATCCTGGTGGCGGCGACGCTGTACTGGCGCTTCCTCATGGGCGGCAACAAGAAGGACGACTAG
- the hmcE gene encoding sulfate respiration complex protein HmcE: MYDFLTGPMLWATFIVSFGGLLVRTVMYVKGLNWQLDRVAYRPNMKYGIRGGVRSILAFIIPFKARLWQTRPGFTLLFFAFHIGLLVTPVFLEAHNVMFRNAFGFSLPALPTGVADGLAWVCLVGGLFLLLRRIAFPEVRILTTFYDYLLLVISVMPFITGLIARYEMGNYDFWLAAHIASGEIWLLALPFTKLSHVVLFFMSRMQLGMDYGIKRGGMKGTDMAW, encoded by the coding sequence ATGTATGATTTCCTGACCGGGCCGATGCTCTGGGCGACGTTTATCGTCAGCTTTGGCGGCCTGCTCGTTCGCACCGTGATGTATGTCAAGGGCCTCAACTGGCAGCTCGACCGCGTGGCGTACCGTCCCAACATGAAATACGGCATCCGGGGGGGCGTGCGCTCCATCCTGGCCTTCATCATCCCGTTCAAGGCCCGGCTGTGGCAGACCCGCCCCGGCTTCACCCTTCTCTTCTTCGCCTTCCACATCGGGCTGCTGGTCACCCCGGTCTTCCTGGAAGCGCACAACGTGATGTTCAGGAACGCCTTCGGTTTCAGCCTGCCCGCCCTGCCCACCGGGGTGGCCGACGGACTGGCCTGGGTCTGCCTGGTGGGGGGACTGTTCCTCCTGCTGCGACGCATAGCCTTCCCCGAGGTGCGCATCCTGACCACCTTCTACGACTACCTGCTGCTGGTCATTTCGGTGATGCCCTTCATCACCGGCCTGATCGCCCGGTACGAGATGGGGAACTACGACTTCTGGCTCGCCGCGCACATCGCGAGCGGCGAAATCTGGCTCCTGGCCCTGCCCTTCACCAAGCTCAGCCACGTGGTGCTGTTCTTCATGTCCCGCATGCAGCTGGGCATGGACTACGGCATCAAGCGCGGCGGCATGAAGGGTACGGACATGGCCTGGTAA
- the hmcF gene encoding sulfate respiration complex iron-sulfur protein HmcF, with protein MPEGIFCNKTPINTEEQLKATLGDKGGKQYYEEMNHLDVDTDKLWSTIQKTMKSRTKTWLDICAHCGLCAESCFLYQVNGRVPEQVPSYKIQSTLGVMVKKKGKVDNAFMQMCMETAWSKCTCCNRCGMYCPHGIDVGVMFSYLRGLLYSQGFVPWELKIGSGMHRVYRAQMDVTTEDWVETCEWMAEENEEDWPGLEIPVDKVGADIMYTCNAREPKHYPEDIAEAAILFHVAGENWTVPSEGWEQTSLSMFAGDWECCKDNVLNVYSALERLKPKRAIGTECGHAHRATVIEGPYWAGRPDGQPPVPYIHYVEWLAEALRSGKLKIDPSKRIKELVTLQDSCNYVRNQGLKDVTREILSYIVEPGYFVEMSPNKEHNYCCGGGGGFNGIGLYRAQRNVALRKKMEQILDTGAKLVIAPCHNCWDAIRDLEEEYKIGIRWSFLKPLIIKMLDVPEHLRPTEE; from the coding sequence ATGCCTGAAGGTATATTTTGCAACAAGACGCCGATCAACACCGAGGAACAGCTCAAGGCGACCCTCGGCGATAAGGGCGGCAAGCAATATTACGAAGAGATGAACCACCTGGATGTGGACACGGACAAGCTCTGGTCCACCATCCAGAAGACCATGAAATCCCGGACCAAGACATGGCTCGACATCTGCGCCCACTGCGGCCTGTGCGCCGAGTCCTGCTTCCTGTACCAGGTCAACGGTCGGGTGCCCGAACAGGTCCCGTCCTATAAGATCCAGTCCACCCTCGGGGTGATGGTCAAGAAGAAGGGCAAGGTGGACAACGCCTTCATGCAGATGTGCATGGAGACCGCCTGGTCCAAGTGCACCTGCTGCAACCGCTGCGGCATGTACTGTCCCCACGGCATCGACGTGGGCGTCATGTTCAGCTACCTGCGCGGCCTGCTCTATTCCCAGGGCTTCGTACCGTGGGAGCTGAAGATCGGCTCGGGCATGCACCGCGTCTACCGCGCCCAGATGGACGTGACCACCGAGGACTGGGTGGAGACCTGCGAGTGGATGGCCGAGGAGAACGAGGAAGATTGGCCGGGCCTGGAGATTCCCGTGGACAAGGTCGGCGCGGACATCATGTACACCTGCAACGCCCGCGAGCCCAAGCACTACCCCGAGGACATCGCCGAGGCGGCCATCCTCTTCCACGTGGCGGGCGAGAACTGGACCGTGCCTTCGGAGGGCTGGGAACAGACCTCCCTGTCCATGTTCGCCGGCGACTGGGAGTGCTGCAAGGACAACGTCCTGAACGTCTACTCCGCGCTGGAGCGCCTCAAGCCGAAGCGTGCCATCGGCACCGAATGCGGCCACGCCCACCGCGCCACGGTCATCGAGGGCCCCTACTGGGCGGGCCGTCCCGACGGACAGCCGCCCGTGCCGTACATCCACTACGTCGAATGGCTGGCCGAGGCCCTGCGCTCCGGCAAGCTCAAGATCGACCCGTCCAAGCGGATCAAGGAACTGGTCACCCTTCAGGACTCCTGCAACTACGTGCGCAACCAGGGGCTCAAGGACGTCACCCGCGAGATCCTCAGCTACATCGTCGAGCCCGGCTACTTCGTGGAGATGTCTCCCAACAAGGAGCACAACTACTGCTGCGGAGGCGGCGGCGGGTTCAACGGCATCGGCCTGTACCGAGCGCAGCGCAACGTGGCCCTGCGCAAGAAGATGGAACAGATCCTCGACACCGGCGCCAAGCTGGTCATCGCCCCGTGCCACAACTGCTGGGACGCCATCCGCGACCTGGAGGAAGAGTACAAGATCGGCATCCGCTGGTCCTTCCTCAAGCCGCTGATCATCAAGATGCTCGACGTGCCCGAGCACCTGCGCCCCACCGAGGAATAA
- a CDS encoding universal stress protein, producing MFKKILLATSGAPSTFGAARVAFDMAKRYGAEVVVFHVMGVPTKAYSQVVNDVRTGEEIEVDDEYRAWVEEELKSTFEKQIESVQYAKIVTTTGVPSREILRAARSEDADLIVMGASSGDSSAYRKGYPGSTLQRVAKAARCPVMTVHRETASYWGGFGNIVFATDFSKQADSAFRFALNSARELDCDLTLFHALDISGKVLDQNAIEDRLIAARARIRAAYVPLMGDFKNFDIEVWEGVPYVEIVKIARERSADLIVLAHHSLELDPEKARIGSTMEQVILRAGCPVVSVSKPDKV from the coding sequence ATGTTCAAGAAGATTCTACTGGCGACCAGCGGTGCTCCGTCCACCTTCGGCGCCGCACGGGTGGCCTTCGACATGGCCAAACGCTACGGGGCCGAGGTGGTCGTCTTCCACGTCATGGGCGTGCCCACCAAGGCCTACTCCCAGGTGGTCAACGACGTGCGCACCGGCGAGGAGATCGAGGTGGACGACGAGTACCGCGCCTGGGTCGAGGAGGAACTGAAATCCACCTTCGAGAAGCAGATCGAGTCGGTCCAGTACGCCAAGATCGTGACCACCACGGGCGTGCCCAGCCGCGAGATCCTGCGCGCGGCGCGGTCCGAGGACGCCGACCTGATCGTCATGGGCGCGAGCTCCGGCGACTCGTCGGCCTACCGCAAGGGCTACCCCGGATCGACCCTCCAGCGCGTGGCCAAGGCGGCCCGCTGCCCGGTCATGACCGTGCACCGCGAGACCGCCTCCTACTGGGGCGGATTCGGCAACATCGTCTTTGCCACCGACTTCTCCAAGCAGGCGGACAGCGCCTTCAGGTTCGCCCTGAATTCGGCCAGGGAGCTGGACTGCGACCTGACCCTGTTCCACGCCCTGGACATCAGCGGCAAGGTCCTGGACCAAAACGCCATTGAGGACCGGCTCATCGCCGCCCGGGCCCGCATCCGCGCGGCCTACGTGCCGCTGATGGGCGATTTCAAGAACTTCGACATCGAGGTCTGGGAAGGCGTGCCCTACGTGGAGATCGTCAAGATCGCCCGCGAGCGCAGCGCCGACCTGATCGTCCTGGCCCACCACTCGCTCGAACTCGACCCGGAAAAGGCGCGCATCGGCTCCACCATGGAGCAGGTCATTCTGCGCGCCGGTTGCCCGGTGGTCAGCGTGAGCAAGCCGGACAAGGTCTAG
- the divK gene encoding DVU0259 family response regulator domain-containing protein: MSKKILIVDDDQEIRSYLSELLGDNGYATVTANDGAEAVEIAKAEQPDLITLDLEMPNEWGPRFYRKISQDDALKRTPVVVISGLNAIQYAIPKAIASLTKPFEPAQLLKIVKDAIG; the protein is encoded by the coding sequence ATGTCCAAGAAGATTCTCATAGTCGACGACGACCAGGAAATCCGCTCGTACCTGTCAGAATTGCTGGGCGACAACGGCTACGCGACCGTAACCGCGAACGACGGCGCCGAGGCCGTGGAGATCGCCAAGGCCGAACAACCCGACCTGATCACGCTGGACCTGGAGATGCCCAACGAATGGGGCCCGCGGTTCTACCGCAAGATCAGCCAGGATGATGCGCTCAAGCGCACCCCGGTGGTGGTCATCAGCGGCCTCAACGCGATCCAATACGCTATTCCGAAGGCCATCGCAAGCCTGACGAAGCCTTTTGAGCCCGCTCAGTTGCTGAAGATTGTCAAGGACGCCATCGGCTAG
- the divK gene encoding DVU0259 family response regulator domain-containing protein, with amino-acid sequence MPKKIMVVDDDPDIVDYLVSVFEDHGYKTCRASDGVSAFEVAMAEKPDLITLDIEMPHEWGPRFYRRLTSEKEFSDIPVIVISGLSGIHLAIRRAVATIKKPFDPADVIQIVHEALGE; translated from the coding sequence ATGCCAAAAAAAATCATGGTGGTGGACGACGATCCGGACATCGTCGATTACCTCGTCAGCGTATTCGAAGATCACGGATACAAGACCTGCCGCGCTTCCGACGGAGTATCCGCGTTCGAGGTGGCCATGGCTGAAAAGCCGGACCTCATTACGCTGGACATCGAAATGCCCCATGAATGGGGACCGCGTTTCTACCGTCGGCTGACCAGTGAGAAGGAGTTCTCGGACATCCCGGTGATCGTCATCTCCGGGCTGTCGGGAATCCATCTGGCCATACGGCGGGCCGTGGCGACCATCAAGAAGCCCTTCGACCCGGCGGATGTGATCCAGATCGTACACGAGGCGCTGGGGGAATAG
- a CDS encoding response regulator — protein MDFKRLLLVDDEEGVRRFLGLSLMDLGYEVETAANGREALDLFDSFQPNIIFTDIKMPVMDGIELLKAVKERSPDTEVVMITGHGDMDLAIESLKFDASDFITKPINNDVLEISLERARERYSMKLQLREYTENLEKLVEEKTDRIVELERQNAACQVVQSMSTALFDAAQEADTSYGVFNELPCLVSVHNRYLEIVAHNRLFEERLGNQVGNNSFDIYSDRTSPGNACPVQRTFQTGKGQRSKENFLGKDGEEIPVTVYTAPLPNKDGEIELVLDISVDMTELKRLQDELYTTQYKYRRLFDEAPCYITVQDADLNIVEANRLFKRDFGEVEGHFCFEAYKHRDEPCEGCLVDKTLLDGESRQRETVVTTLSGEQKHMLVQAAPLHDASGRIFQAMELSTDITEIRKLQDHLTSLGIMLGSMSHGVKGMLTSLDGGIYRLESGLRKGDAERVDAATKTLKSMIGRVKKMVLDILYYAKSRELETETVDAARFLNDTADVGAARAASHSVEFVRDIPADLGTVQADTAALSAALVNFLENGVDACEGRENGRLTLSARRGEDGLVITVTDNGAGMDRETRDKIFTLFFSSKGKRGTGIGLFISNQTIEQHGGSIRVESTPNQGSTFIITLPARAGQ, from the coding sequence ATGGACTTCAAACGACTGCTGCTCGTGGATGACGAGGAAGGCGTCCGTCGCTTCCTCGGTCTCTCGCTGATGGATCTTGGCTACGAGGTGGAAACCGCCGCCAACGGCCGGGAAGCCCTCGACCTTTTCGATTCCTTCCAGCCCAATATCATCTTCACCGACATCAAGATGCCCGTCATGGACGGCATCGAGCTCCTCAAGGCGGTCAAGGAACGCTCTCCGGACACCGAGGTGGTCATGATCACCGGGCACGGGGACATGGACCTGGCCATCGAATCCCTCAAATTCGACGCCTCGGACTTCATCACCAAACCGATCAACAACGACGTCCTCGAAATCTCGCTGGAGCGCGCCCGCGAACGCTACAGCATGAAGCTGCAACTGCGAGAGTACACCGAAAACCTGGAAAAACTGGTCGAGGAAAAGACCGACCGCATCGTGGAGCTGGAGCGCCAAAACGCCGCCTGCCAGGTGGTCCAGAGCATGTCCACGGCCCTGTTCGACGCGGCTCAGGAGGCGGACACGAGCTACGGAGTGTTCAACGAACTGCCCTGCCTGGTGTCCGTCCACAACCGCTACCTGGAAATCGTGGCCCACAACAGACTGTTCGAGGAACGGCTGGGCAATCAGGTGGGCAACAACAGTTTCGACATCTACTCGGACCGCACCTCGCCGGGCAACGCCTGCCCGGTGCAGCGCACCTTCCAGACTGGCAAGGGCCAGCGGAGCAAGGAAAATTTCCTGGGCAAGGACGGCGAGGAAATTCCGGTCACGGTCTACACCGCGCCCCTGCCCAACAAGGACGGCGAGATCGAACTGGTCCTGGACATCTCCGTGGACATGACCGAGCTCAAGCGCCTGCAGGACGAGCTGTACACCACCCAATACAAATACCGCCGCCTGTTCGACGAGGCCCCCTGCTACATCACCGTGCAGGATGCGGACCTGAACATCGTCGAAGCCAACCGGCTGTTCAAGCGGGACTTCGGCGAGGTCGAGGGGCATTTCTGCTTCGAGGCGTACAAGCACCGCGACGAGCCGTGCGAGGGGTGCCTGGTGGATAAAACCCTGCTCGACGGTGAATCGCGCCAGCGGGAGACCGTGGTCACCACCCTGTCCGGCGAGCAGAAGCACATGCTCGTCCAGGCCGCGCCCCTGCACGACGCCTCGGGCCGCATCTTCCAGGCCATGGAGCTGTCCACGGACATCACCGAAATCCGCAAGCTCCAGGACCACCTGACCTCGCTGGGCATCATGCTCGGCTCCATGTCCCACGGAGTCAAAGGCATGCTGACCTCGCTGGACGGCGGCATCTACCGCCTGGAATCGGGGCTCCGAAAAGGAGACGCCGAGCGCGTGGACGCAGCCACCAAGACCTTGAAGTCCATGATCGGCCGGGTCAAGAAGATGGTCCTGGACATCCTCTATTACGCCAAGTCCCGCGAACTCGAAACCGAGACCGTGGACGCGGCCCGGTTCCTGAACGACACGGCGGACGTGGGCGCTGCCCGGGCGGCATCCCACAGCGTGGAATTCGTCCGCGACATCCCCGCGGACCTGGGCACCGTCCAGGCCGATACCGCGGCCCTGTCCGCCGCCCTGGTCAATTTCCTGGAGAACGGCGTGGACGCCTGCGAGGGGCGGGAAAACGGCAGGCTGACCCTGTCCGCCCGGCGCGGGGAGGACGGCCTGGTCATCACCGTGACGGACAACGGCGCAGGCATGGACAGGGAGACCCGGGACAAGATCTTCACCCTGTTCTTCTCGTCCAAGGGCAAGCGGGGCACGGGCATCGGGCTGTTCATCTCCAACCAGACCATCGAGCAGCACGGCGGGTCCATCCGGGTGGAGTCCACCCCGAACCAAGGCTCGACCTTCATCATCACCCTGCCCGCCCGGGCCGGGCAATAG
- a CDS encoding Rrf2 family transcriptional regulator: MKLTTRSRYGTRLLLDIALHSENGSPVPSKDTAEREGLSLKYLEKLIKMLKQAGYVKGKRGPNGGNVLVREPEDISIGEVARILDGEEQVLGCEGDPSTCPRAAVCLKRSIWDDASLAMYKMLDSYSLADLMKDAYLCPVNPPRRAD, translated from the coding sequence ATGAAATTGACCACACGCAGCCGTTACGGCACCCGATTGCTCCTGGACATCGCCCTCCACTCCGAGAACGGCAGTCCGGTCCCGAGCAAAGATACGGCAGAACGCGAAGGGCTGTCCCTGAAGTATCTGGAAAAATTGATCAAGATGCTCAAGCAGGCGGGCTATGTGAAAGGCAAGCGCGGACCCAACGGCGGCAACGTCCTGGTGCGTGAGCCCGAGGACATTTCCATCGGCGAGGTGGCCCGCATCCTGGACGGCGAGGAACAGGTCCTGGGCTGCGAGGGCGACCCTTCCACCTGTCCGCGCGCGGCCGTCTGCCTCAAGCGGTCCATCTGGGACGACGCCTCCCTGGCCATGTACAAGATGCTCGATTCCTATTCCCTGGCCGACCTGATGAAGGACGCCTACCTCTGTCCCGTGAACCCGCCCAGGCGTGCCGACTAG